A genomic stretch from Pararhizobium sp. IMCC21322 includes:
- the hrcA gene encoding heat-inducible transcriptional repressor HrcA — MATDTRFFDQDMDERSHQVFRRIVEAYMEDGAPVGSRNLSRTLSLNLSPASVRNVMSDLEQMGLIYAPHISAGRLPTERGLRFFVDAMMEVGDLDENARQQIDAQFESNRAENSGDTLLADASRMLSGVSKGAGLVLTGKREVPLKHIEFVRIEDGRALVVLVAQDGAVENRIIDIPKGMPAASLVQASNYLNEGLRGRTLPEARVELQQLLESQRRELDDLTARLVEEGLATWAGVNEGARNAQNLIVRGRANLLEDVGQGEDLDRIRLLFEDLESKSDLIELLGSAETGDGVRIFIGSENSLFSMSGSSLVVAPYHNAEDNVVGVLGVIGPTRLNYGRIIPVVDYTAQLLGKMLS; from the coding sequence ATGGCCACCGACACGCGCTTTTTTGATCAGGATATGGATGAACGCTCGCATCAGGTATTTCGCCGGATTGTCGAAGCCTATATGGAGGACGGCGCGCCTGTCGGGTCGCGCAATCTGTCCCGCACCCTGTCGCTAAACCTATCGCCAGCCTCGGTCCGCAATGTGATGTCCGATCTGGAGCAGATGGGCCTTATCTATGCGCCGCATATCAGCGCAGGACGTCTGCCCACGGAACGCGGCCTGCGTTTCTTTGTCGATGCGATGATGGAAGTGGGCGATCTGGATGAGAACGCACGCCAGCAGATCGATGCCCAGTTTGAGAGCAACAGGGCCGAAAACTCGGGAGACACGCTTCTGGCAGATGCCAGCCGCATGTTGTCTGGTGTCTCCAAGGGCGCTGGGCTGGTGCTGACCGGCAAGCGCGAAGTGCCGCTGAAACATATAGAGTTTGTCCGCATTGAAGACGGGCGCGCGCTGGTTGTGCTGGTGGCGCAGGATGGCGCGGTGGAAAACCGCATCATCGATATTCCCAAAGGCATGCCTGCAGCGTCGCTTGTTCAGGCCTCCAATTACCTGAATGAAGGTCTGCGTGGCCGCACGCTGCCGGAAGCGCGTGTCGAACTTCAGCAATTGCTGGAATCCCAGCGCCGTGAACTGGATGACCTGACGGCCCGGCTGGTGGAAGAGGGACTTGCCACATGGGCCGGTGTCAATGAGGGCGCCAGAAACGCGCAAAATCTCATCGTTCGGGGCCGCGCCAATCTGTTGGAGGATGTCGGGCAGGGCGAAGATCTGGACCGCATCCGACTTCTGTTTGAAGATCTGGAGAGCAAGTCCGACCTGATTGAGTTGCTGGGGTCTGCTGAAACCGGCGATGGTGTGCGCATCTTCATCGGCTCCGAAAACAGCCTGTTCTCCATGTCCGGCTCATCGCTGGTGGTCGCCCCCTATCACAATGCGGAAGACAATGTCGTCGGCGTGCTGGGTGTCATCGGCCCGACACGGTTGAATTATGGCCGCATCATCCCCGTTGTGGATTATACAGCCCAGCTTTTGGGAAAAATGCTCAGTTAA
- the grpE gene encoding nucleotide exchange factor GrpE, translating into MSDETKKADPLKNEADDSELSNTEASEEGSSEEQEDETPTGKRTPEEVIDALLEENQSLRDEKEALRDQMLRVAADMENLRRRTQREVADSRQYAISNFARDVLSIGDNLDRAISTVSEEEKETAGTTLAALVEGVEMTGREMVRVFAKHGVTKEEPEGEKFDPNRHQAVFEVPNPSVASGMVVQVMQAGYMLGDRVLRPAMVGVSKGGPKSGPKAVPDDESDVED; encoded by the coding sequence ATGAGCGACGAAACCAAAAAAGCTGACCCATTGAAAAACGAAGCAGACGACAGCGAATTGTCGAACACTGAAGCCTCTGAAGAGGGCTCGTCTGAAGAACAAGAAGACGAGACCCCGACCGGCAAGCGGACACCGGAAGAGGTGATTGATGCTTTGCTTGAGGAAAACCAGAGTTTGCGGGATGAAAAGGAAGCCCTGAGAGACCAGATGCTGCGTGTGGCCGCCGACATGGAAAATCTGCGCCGCCGCACCCAGCGTGAAGTGGCCGATTCCCGGCAATACGCAATTTCCAATTTTGCCCGCGACGTGTTGAGCATTGGCGACAATCTGGATCGTGCCATTTCAACGGTCTCTGAAGAAGAGAAGGAAACGGCCGGAACCACATTGGCAGCGCTTGTGGAAGGCGTTGAAATGACGGGCCGGGAAATGGTGCGTGTGTTCGCCAAACACGGCGTCACCAAGGAAGAGCCGGAAGGCGAGAAATTCGATCCAAATCGCCATCAGGCTGTGTTTGAGGTGCCAAACCCTTCTGTTGCCAGTGGCATGGTGGTTCAGGTCATGCAGGCGGGCTATATGCTGGGTGACCGAGTTTTGCGTCCCGCCATGGTTGGTGTGTCCAAAGGCGGCCCAAAATCAGGACCAAAAGCTGTTCCAGATGACGAGTCAGATGTAGAAGACTGA
- a CDS encoding alpha-ketoglutarate-dependent dioxygenase AlkB — protein sequence MELEPGLFLYSGYYDRGAQADLRDMIRTLVDAAPLFQPTMPKTGKPLSVKMSNCGPLGWVADKAGYRYQKTHPVTNAPWPDMPPELLTLWDAVAKEAPRPQACLINYYQPSAKMGLHQDRDEAVFTAPVVSVSLGDDCRFRTGTTERNGPTKSFKLHSGDVLVMGGESRLAFHGVDRIYPGTSTLLKAPGRINLTLRRVTA from the coding sequence ATGGAGCTTGAACCGGGCCTGTTTCTTTATAGCGGATATTATGATCGCGGCGCTCAGGCAGACTTGCGCGACATGATCCGAACACTTGTTGATGCTGCGCCTTTGTTTCAGCCAACCATGCCGAAAACCGGGAAGCCATTATCCGTTAAAATGAGCAATTGCGGTCCGTTGGGCTGGGTGGCGGACAAGGCAGGCTATCGCTATCAGAAGACCCATCCGGTGACGAATGCGCCTTGGCCTGACATGCCTCCAGAGCTGCTGACATTGTGGGATGCCGTGGCGAAAGAAGCTCCCAGACCACAGGCCTGTCTGATCAATTATTATCAACCCAGCGCCAAAATGGGTCTGCATCAGGATCGGGACGAGGCGGTGTTTACAGCACCGGTTGTTTCCGTATCTCTGGGAGATGATTGCCGGTTCCGCACTGGCACGACCGAGCGCAACGGTCCGACAAAAAGCTTCAAGCTGCATTCCGGGGATGTTTTGGTGATGGGCGGTGAAAGCCGACTGGCATTTCACGGCGTGGACCGGATTTACCCCGGCACTTCCACTTTGCTGAAAGCGCCGGGACGAATCAATTTGACCCTAAGACGGGTCACTGCCTGA
- the dnaK gene encoding molecular chaperone DnaK, protein MAKVIGIDLGTTNSCIAVMDGKNPKVIENAEGARTTPSMVGFTEDGERLVGQSAKRQGVTNPENTVFAVKRLVGRRFNDPMVTKDKKLVPYQIVKAENGDAWVKAQNEIYSPSQVSAMILQKMKETAEAYLGESVTQAVITVPAYFNDAQRQATKDAGKIAGLEVLRIINEPTAAALAYGLDKNDGKTIAVYDLGGGTFDVSILEIGDGVFEVKSTNGDTFLGGEDFDMRLVGYLADEFKKDQGIDLRGDKLALQRLKEAAEKAKIELSSSTQTEVNLPFITADASGPKHLTIKLTRAKLESLVDDLVQRTVGPCKSALKDAGLSAGEIDEVVLVGGMTRMPKIQEVVKEFFGKEPHKGVNPDEVVAMGAAIQAGVLQGDVKDVLLLDVTPLSLGIETLGGVFDRLIERNTTIPTKKQKVYSTAEDNQNAVTIRVFQGEREMAADNKVLGQFDLAGIPPAPRGMPQIEVTFDIDANGIVNVSAKDKGTGKEMQIQIQASGGLSDDEIDNMVKDAEANADSDQKRKESVEAKNHAEALINTTEKSMEEHGDKLADEDKEAIEMGLADLKTAVEGDDAEEIMTKTQALASVSMKLGEAIYKSSQDEASEEEDDDNADDEEIIDADFEEVADDDADEQKSA, encoded by the coding sequence ATGGCGAAAGTCATTGGTATTGATTTGGGAACCACCAATTCCTGTATCGCTGTCATGGACGGCAAAAATCCAAAAGTGATTGAAAACGCTGAGGGTGCCCGCACCACACCATCCATGGTGGGCTTCACCGAAGATGGCGAGCGGCTGGTTGGCCAGTCTGCAAAACGCCAGGGCGTAACCAATCCTGAAAATACAGTCTTTGCTGTCAAACGTCTTGTCGGTCGCCGGTTCAACGACCCGATGGTAACCAAAGACAAGAAGCTTGTGCCTTATCAGATCGTCAAGGCAGAAAATGGCGATGCCTGGGTCAAGGCGCAGAATGAAATCTATTCTCCCTCACAGGTCTCTGCGATGATTCTTCAGAAGATGAAGGAAACCGCTGAAGCCTATCTGGGTGAAAGCGTGACACAGGCCGTTATCACTGTTCCCGCGTACTTCAACGATGCTCAGCGTCAGGCAACCAAGGATGCCGGTAAGATTGCCGGTCTGGAAGTTCTGCGCATCATCAACGAGCCAACCGCAGCCGCTCTGGCCTATGGTCTGGACAAGAATGATGGCAAGACCATTGCGGTTTACGATTTGGGCGGTGGTACGTTTGACGTATCCATTCTGGAAATCGGCGACGGCGTGTTTGAAGTGAAATCCACCAATGGTGACACATTCCTTGGTGGTGAAGATTTCGACATGCGTCTGGTTGGTTATCTGGCCGACGAATTCAAAAAGGATCAGGGTATTGATCTGCGTGGCGACAAGCTGGCTCTTCAGCGTCTGAAGGAAGCAGCTGAAAAAGCCAAGATTGAATTGTCTTCGTCCACCCAGACCGAAGTCAATCTGCCATTCATCACCGCTGATGCGTCAGGCCCGAAACATCTGACCATCAAACTGACCCGCGCCAAGCTGGAATCGCTTGTGGATGATCTGGTGCAGCGCACTGTTGGTCCATGCAAATCAGCACTGAAAGATGCTGGTCTGTCAGCTGGCGAGATCGATGAAGTGGTTTTGGTGGGCGGTATGACCCGCATGCCGAAAATCCAGGAAGTCGTGAAAGAATTCTTTGGCAAAGAGCCGCATAAGGGCGTGAACCCGGATGAAGTTGTTGCCATGGGCGCGGCGATCCAGGCTGGCGTTCTGCAGGGCGATGTTAAAGACGTTCTGTTGCTGGATGTGACACCTCTGTCTCTTGGTATTGAAACATTGGGTGGCGTCTTCGACCGTTTGATCGAGCGCAACACAACCATTCCAACCAAAAAGCAGAAGGTCTATTCAACGGCTGAAGACAACCAGAATGCTGTAACCATCCGGGTTTTCCAGGGTGAGCGCGAAATGGCCGCGGACAATAAGGTCCTTGGGCAATTCGATCTGGCCGGAATTCCACCCGCACCCCGTGGCATGCCTCAGATTGAGGTTACATTCGACATTGATGCCAATGGCATCGTCAATGTGTCTGCCAAGGATAAGGGCACCGGCAAGGAAATGCAGATCCAGATCCAGGCATCGGGCGGATTGTCTGATGACGAGATCGACAACATGGTCAAGGATGCCGAGGCCAATGCGGATTCAGATCAGAAGCGCAAGGAATCTGTCGAGGCCAAAAACCATGCCGAAGCCCTGATCAACACCACCGAGAAATCGATGGAAGAACATGGTGACAAGCTTGCTGATGAAGATAAGGAAGCCATTGAAATGGGCCTTGCTGATCTGAAAACAGCAGTTGAAGGTGATGATGCCGAAGAAATCATGACCAAGACCCAGGCGCTTGCATCTGTGTCAATGAAACTTGGCGAGGCGATTTACAAATCCTCCCAGGATGAAGCTTCCGAAGAGGAAGATGACGACAATGCAGATGATGAGGAAATCATCGACGCAGACTTCGAGGAAGTCGCCGACGATGATGCGGATGAGCAAAAATCCGCATAA
- a CDS encoding FkbM family methyltransferase, with protein sequence MTDTISPVFGTYGLPALRGALLGLCNSAADNKLGRWYVSLLRKTALAGLSGPFDITTPQGLNLRLHPFSNRCEKRMIAGSHLWDAPERAALVEAIHGKISPDPFIFFDVGANVGLYSLTSWKAAKDAGKVLKAFAVEPDDTNGGRLCFNTQASHADIVHIPCAVGGSSGVGKAVGGETNRGEVRIAEADKPSDDDTDDGSIIIKTLADIVDNQHVDEIDAMKVDVEGHDFAALEAFFQQAPKTMWPKLLIIETGRGPSKVLELCVANGYSLDRRTQINAILTLSDPAGNE encoded by the coding sequence ATGACCGATACCATTTCTCCAGTGTTTGGAACCTACGGCCTTCCCGCCTTGCGGGGAGCGCTGTTGGGTCTGTGCAACTCTGCAGCTGATAACAAGCTGGGCCGCTGGTATGTTTCATTGCTGCGCAAGACGGCCCTGGCGGGTCTTTCCGGACCCTTTGATATCACCACACCTCAGGGTCTGAACCTGCGGCTGCATCCGTTTTCCAATCGTTGTGAAAAACGTATGATTGCGGGCTCTCATCTTTGGGATGCCCCGGAGCGTGCCGCATTGGTTGAGGCCATACACGGTAAAATTTCTCCCGATCCATTCATATTTTTTGATGTCGGGGCAAATGTCGGGCTGTACTCCCTGACATCGTGGAAAGCTGCCAAGGACGCCGGTAAGGTTCTGAAAGCATTTGCTGTGGAACCGGATGACACCAATGGCGGGCGCTTGTGTTTCAACACCCAGGCAAGCCATGCGGATATTGTTCATATTCCATGTGCGGTTGGTGGCAGTTCGGGCGTTGGAAAAGCGGTCGGTGGCGAAACAAATCGCGGTGAAGTGCGGATCGCAGAGGCAGATAAACCCTCAGATGATGACACTGATGATGGCTCCATCATCATAAAAACCCTTGCAGATATCGTCGACAATCAACATGTCGATGAAATCGACGCAATGAAGGTTGACGTTGAGGGGCACGACTTTGCCGCTTTGGAGGCGTTCTTTCAGCAGGCGCCAAAAACCATGTGGCCAAAATTATTGATTATTGAAACGGGACGAGGTCCATCGAAAGTTCTGGAATTGTGCGTTGCGAACGGTTACTCACTGGATCGACGCACCCAGATTAATGCTATCCTGACCCTTTCTGATCCCGCCGGAAACGAGTAA
- the dnaJ gene encoding molecular chaperone DnaJ, whose amino-acid sequence MSKADFYDTLGVDRGADDKTLKSAYRKKAMQYHPDRNPGDAQAEANFKDVNAAYEALKDPQKRAAYDRFGHAAFEQGGPGGPGGGGGDFGASMSDIFEDIFGDFMGGGGGGGARRGRTASNRGADLRYNLEISLEEAFAGKTVDIDIPSSVSCEKCSGSGARPGSEPTACGTCGGIGKVRAAQGFFTIERTCPTCQGRGEIITDPCDNCSGDGRVHEERSLSVNIPAGIEDGTRIRLANEGEAGERGGPTGDLYIFVSLKPHDFFQRDGSDIFCRVPISLTTAALGGQFDVPTVDGGKTRVKVPDGSQSGKQFRLRGKGMSVLRAKQRGDMYIQIAVETPSNLSKRQRELLQEFEKESSADNNPQSHGFFARMRDFFENLGGEAS is encoded by the coding sequence ATGTCCAAAGCCGATTTTTACGACACATTGGGAGTTGATCGGGGTGCCGACGACAAGACTCTCAAAAGTGCCTATCGCAAAAAAGCCATGCAGTATCACCCGGACCGCAATCCGGGAGACGCTCAGGCGGAAGCCAATTTCAAAGACGTCAATGCCGCCTATGAGGCACTGAAAGATCCGCAAAAGCGCGCCGCCTATGACAGGTTTGGCCATGCTGCTTTTGAACAGGGCGGTCCTGGTGGCCCCGGCGGCGGTGGCGGCGATTTCGGCGCGTCCATGTCGGACATTTTTGAAGATATTTTCGGCGATTTCATGGGCGGCGGCGGCGGTGGCGGTGCCCGGCGTGGGCGCACAGCCAGCAATCGTGGGGCCGACCTGCGCTACAATCTGGAAATTTCTCTGGAAGAAGCCTTTGCTGGCAAAACCGTTGATATTGATATCCCGTCTTCGGTATCCTGTGAAAAATGCTCAGGTAGCGGCGCCCGTCCCGGCTCGGAACCAACGGCATGCGGCACGTGTGGCGGTATTGGCAAAGTGCGCGCAGCACAGGGCTTTTTCACCATTGAGCGGACCTGTCCTACGTGCCAGGGACGTGGTGAAATCATCACTGATCCTTGCGACAATTGCTCAGGCGATGGACGGGTTCACGAAGAACGGTCCCTGTCCGTCAACATTCCTGCCGGCATAGAAGATGGCACCCGCATCCGCTTGGCCAATGAAGGCGAAGCTGGCGAGCGTGGCGGTCCTACTGGCGATCTTTATATTTTTGTCTCATTAAAGCCTCATGATTTCTTCCAGCGTGATGGGTCCGATATTTTCTGTCGCGTTCCAATCTCACTGACAACGGCTGCTCTGGGTGGCCAGTTTGATGTGCCGACGGTGGATGGAGGCAAGACCCGTGTTAAAGTGCCTGATGGCAGTCAAAGCGGCAAACAGTTCCGCTTGCGGGGCAAGGGTATGAGTGTCCTGCGCGCCAAACAACGCGGCGATATGTACATTCAGATCGCGGTTGAAACGCCGTCCAATCTGAGCAAGCGCCAACGGGAATTGCTTCAGGAATTCGAAAAAGAAAGTTCCGCTGACAACAATCCGCAATCGCACGGTTTCTTTGCAAGAATGCGCGATTTTTTTGAAAATCTGGGCGGTGAGGCCTCCTGA
- a CDS encoding class I SAM-dependent methyltransferase encodes MGKGDDESGEERPSEEQGGSPEHCHTSHRRIHQRRDRLLSGLKDDARFLRNWASKPLTTGAVSPSGKALTERMAETVNIQSDLPVVELGPGTGAVTKALLKRGVKPQRLFAVEFNPDFCKLLRKRFPECNILQGDAYSLRKTLKDHGIVEAASIVSSLPLFTRPVADRIKLISTALSLMPKGGEFIQFSYALVPPVKISELPHGSELTSSPWIMMNLPPARVWRYKAT; translated from the coding sequence GTGGGAAAAGGTGATGATGAATCTGGCGAAGAACGCCCCTCGGAAGAGCAGGGCGGCTCGCCGGAGCATTGCCATACAAGCCATCGCCGGATTCACCAGCGTCGTGACCGGTTGCTGAGTGGGCTGAAAGACGATGCCAGGTTTCTCAGAAACTGGGCCTCCAAACCATTGACCACTGGCGCTGTGTCGCCATCGGGCAAGGCGTTGACGGAACGCATGGCCGAGACTGTGAATATCCAGTCTGATTTACCGGTTGTGGAACTTGGCCCCGGAACCGGAGCTGTTACCAAAGCTCTGCTGAAACGGGGCGTAAAACCGCAGCGTCTGTTCGCGGTGGAGTTCAATCCTGATTTCTGCAAATTGCTGCGCAAGAGATTTCCCGAATGCAATATTCTGCAGGGCGACGCTTATTCCTTGAGAAAAACACTCAAGGACCACGGAATTGTTGAAGCGGCCAGTATCGTGTCCAGCCTTCCCCTGTTCACCCGTCCAGTGGCCGACCGGATTAAGCTGATCAGCACCGCTCTGTCCCTGATGCCCAAGGGAGGAGAGTTCATTCAATTTTCCTATGCGCTGGTTCCACCGGTCAAAATTTCGGAACTGCCTCACGGGTCTGAGCTGACATCCAGTCCCTGGATCATGATGAACTTGCCGCCTGCGCGCGTGTGGCGTTACAAGGCCACCTGA
- a CDS encoding NADPH-dependent FMN reductase: protein MTDSSILIFSGSIRKGSTNTRLAKAIAVALPLYGGRPNLVSLRDFPMPIYDGDLEAESGPPEAARKLARLMSDHDGIIIVSPEYNAGPTPLLKNTLDWVSRVKPGEGEKLSPFKGPVFALAGTSPGAIGTLRAMTATRTMLQLGYGTLIVPEQLAVPQSGQAFDEDGALIADRPRLMMQNMLTSLVHKAGALKEKT, encoded by the coding sequence ATGACAGATTCTTCCATCCTGATTTTTTCCGGCTCCATCCGAAAAGGCTCAACCAACACCAGGCTTGCAAAGGCAATTGCTGTTGCGTTGCCCCTTTATGGCGGGAGACCGAACCTCGTTTCTCTGCGCGATTTCCCCATGCCAATCTATGATGGTGATCTTGAAGCGGAAAGCGGTCCACCTGAGGCAGCCCGTAAACTGGCACGATTGATGTCAGATCATGACGGCATCATTATCGTCTCACCGGAATACAATGCAGGCCCCACGCCGTTGCTGAAAAACACACTGGATTGGGTCAGTCGGGTCAAACCCGGTGAGGGCGAAAAGCTGTCACCTTTCAAGGGACCTGTTTTTGCCTTGGCCGGAACCAGCCCGGGCGCCATCGGCACATTGCGCGCCATGACAGCGACCCGGACCATGCTGCAACTCGGCTATGGCACCCTCATTGTCCCCGAACAACTGGCCGTCCCCCAATCGGGGCAAGCCTTTGACGAGGACGGAGCGCTAATCGCTGATCGTCCCCGCCTGATGATGCAAAACATGCTGACTTCTCTGGTCCACAAAGCCGGAGCTTTAAAGGAGAAAACCTAA
- the pyrF gene encoding orotidine-5'-phosphate decarboxylase, translating to MRTANLAPRDRVIVALDFPTIGKASALVETLGDSASFYKIGHQLAFAGGLALVPELKAAGKRVFLDLKLLDIDNTIRGGVSSVAALGADMLTLHAYPKAMAAAVAAKKASPGATDLTLLGVTVLTSMDDEDLRDAGYSLTASELAARRGAQALACGMDGLVCSTLEVAALRKIVGDSMALVVPGIRPRGSDHGDQKRVMTPAEGLQAGSDYLVIGRPINAVDEPVAAMEAIVEEMEGAING from the coding sequence ATGCGCACTGCCAACCTTGCCCCCAGAGACCGTGTTATTGTTGCTTTGGATTTTCCCACTATCGGCAAGGCCAGCGCATTGGTTGAAACCCTGGGTGACAGCGCTTCTTTTTACAAAATCGGTCATCAACTGGCTTTTGCCGGCGGTCTGGCGCTTGTGCCGGAGCTGAAAGCTGCCGGAAAGCGCGTCTTTCTGGATTTGAAACTCCTCGACATCGACAACACCATCAGGGGCGGCGTTTCCAGCGTTGCAGCGCTGGGTGCGGACATGTTGACACTGCACGCCTATCCAAAGGCCATGGCAGCCGCTGTGGCTGCAAAGAAGGCAAGTCCAGGCGCTACCGACCTGACGCTGCTGGGCGTCACCGTGTTGACCAGCATGGATGATGAAGATTTGCGGGATGCGGGCTACAGCCTCACCGCTTCCGAACTTGCGGCAAGGCGAGGCGCGCAGGCACTTGCGTGCGGTATGGACGGTCTGGTCTGTTCAACTCTGGAAGTAGCCGCTTTGCGCAAAATCGTCGGCGACAGCATGGCGCTGGTTGTGCCGGGCATTCGCCCCAGGGGCAGTGACCATGGCGACCAGAAGCGGGTGATGACACCTGCAGAAGGCTTGCAGGCGGGCTCGGACTATCTGGTCATTGGCCGCCCGATCAACGCGGTCGACGAGCCAGTGGCTGCTATGGAAGCAATTGTTGAGGAAATGGAAGGAGCCATCAATGGCTAA
- a CDS encoding DUF1330 domain-containing protein yields the protein MAKGYWIARVDVKDKDLYQQYATAIAGPLTKYGAKFLTRGGAYEAVEGVSRSRNVTIEFPSYEDALACYRSDEYQAAISLRQSAADSELVILEGYDGPQHGDPA from the coding sequence ATGGCTAAAGGATACTGGATTGCACGGGTCGATGTGAAGGATAAGGATCTGTATCAGCAATATGCGACTGCTATCGCAGGCCCGCTGACCAAATATGGTGCCAAATTCCTCACGCGTGGCGGTGCCTATGAGGCGGTTGAAGGCGTTTCACGGTCCCGCAATGTGACCATTGAGTTCCCCTCTTATGAAGACGCATTGGCTTGCTACCGGTCTGACGAATATCAGGCGGCCATTTCGCTGCGCCAATCCGCAGCAGATAGCGAATTGGTCATTCTGGAAGGCTATGATGGTCCGCAACATGGCGATCCTGCTTGA
- a CDS encoding GNAT family N-acetyltransferase, with amino-acid sequence MSKTTVRTAIADDLPHILTIERRAAAAFADIGYPDIANGAEMPVALFEAGLQDGLLWVARDAADHPPDHPVAYALAAMIDGIFYLEDISVDPDHQRKGLGDALVAKIIDHARFLYCPALVLSTLEAAPWSSALYRKHGFLKADMDRLPTAIAKRFAVETELGLPAEGRIVMVKQL; translated from the coding sequence TTGAGCAAAACCACCGTCAGAACGGCCATTGCTGATGATCTCCCACATATTCTGACCATCGAGCGCCGGGCCGCTGCCGCTTTTGCAGATATTGGTTATCCCGATATTGCAAATGGTGCGGAAATGCCTGTGGCCCTGTTTGAAGCCGGGCTGCAGGACGGTCTGTTGTGGGTGGCACGTGATGCTGCAGATCATCCCCCAGATCATCCCGTTGCCTATGCACTTGCGGCGATGATTGATGGCATTTTCTATCTGGAAGACATCAGCGTTGACCCGGATCATCAGCGCAAAGGTCTGGGTGATGCTCTGGTGGCAAAAATCATCGACCATGCCCGGTTTCTCTATTGTCCCGCGTTGGTGCTGTCCACATTGGAAGCGGCACCATGGTCAAGCGCACTTTACCGCAAGCACGGGTTTCTGAAAGCAGATATGGACCGTTTGCCAACGGCCATTGCGAAGAGATTTGCAGTCGAGACAGAGCTTGGCCTACCGGCAGAAGGCCGCATTGTCATGGTGAAGCAGCTTTGA
- a CDS encoding DMT family transporter: MPQFSDNLRGAAYMVLAMLGFVLNDAIMKLVSSDLHLYQAIFLRGVLATAMMGFLAWRSGGFATPRNATNKFVVLRTIGELGGTVFFLTALFNMELANAGAILQAMPLVVTLAAALILRETVGWRRYSAITVGLLGVLIIIRPGGDGFNIFSLSALAAVFCLVLRDLATRGIPRDMSSNFISFVAAASVMIMGAIVTLFGEWQPVSALTLLKLTASALFLMAGYFWSIQAMRFGEVSFTSPFRYTSLIWAIVLGYMLFGDIPDVPMIIGSIIVVASGLFTLYREQKMKQSKAREIKAASP, from the coding sequence ATGCCTCAATTCAGCGATAATTTGCGCGGTGCCGCCTATATGGTTCTGGCCATGCTGGGCTTTGTGCTGAATGACGCCATCATGAAGCTGGTCAGTTCTGATCTGCATCTGTATCAGGCGATTTTTCTGCGCGGCGTGCTGGCAACGGCGATGATGGGATTTTTGGCATGGCGCAGCGGCGGGTTTGCCACGCCGCGGAATGCAACAAACAAGTTTGTTGTCCTGCGCACCATTGGCGAATTGGGCGGCACAGTGTTTTTCCTGACCGCCCTGTTCAATATGGAACTGGCCAATGCGGGGGCCATTTTACAGGCCATGCCGCTGGTCGTAACACTGGCTGCAGCGCTCATCCTGCGCGAGACTGTGGGCTGGCGGCGCTACAGCGCCATCACGGTTGGGCTGCTGGGTGTGCTGATCATCATCCGGCCGGGCGGCGACGGGTTCAATATTTTCTCTCTGTCGGCACTGGCTGCTGTGTTCTGTCTGGTTTTGCGCGATCTTGCGACACGCGGCATTCCGCGCGATATGTCGTCGAATTTCATTTCTTTTGTGGCAGCTGCTTCTGTCATGATCATGGGCGCGATTGTGACCCTGTTTGGCGAGTGGCAGCCTGTTTCGGCTCTGACCTTGCTAAAACTGACAGCCTCGGCCCTGTTTTTGATGGCCGGCTATTTCTGGTCCATACAGGCCATGCGTTTCGGTGAGGTCAGCTTTACCTCACCCTTTCGCTATACGTCTTTGATATGGGCGATTGTTCTGGGCTACATGCTTTTTGGCGACATACCGGATGTGCCCATGATTATCGGCAGTATCATTGTGGTCGCCAGTGGCCTGTTCACGCTGTATCGCGAGCAAAAGATGAAACAGTCCAAGGCCAGAGAGATCAAAGCTGCTTCACCATGA